Proteins encoded together in one Spirochaetota bacterium window:
- a CDS encoding PIN domain-containing protein: MDPGGETNSSKIRKNILHGISPSFKGRDLGAPDRPGPRRMKCLYVETSAVLSWLLGEQAAPRVIHCINDTEILCTSVLTRLEVERSLLRAENSGIIKAAERQKVRGLFQAVSASWSFLPITADVLARASGAFPVEPVRSLDAIHLASALELVMLYPDIAVLSFDRRIIGNLEGLGLAAYQLHP; the protein is encoded by the coding sequence ATGGATCCGGGAGGGGAAACTAATTCCTCCAAAATCCGAAAAAACATCCTGCACGGCATCTCCCCTTCATTCAAAGGAAGGGACCTCGGCGCGCCTGATCGACCTGGACCGCGGCGAATGAAGTGCCTTTACGTCGAGACCTCGGCCGTCCTTTCATGGCTCCTGGGCGAGCAGGCCGCCCCGCGCGTTATTCACTGCATCAATGACACGGAAATCCTTTGCACATCGGTGCTTACCCGGCTGGAGGTCGAGCGCTCATTGCTGAGGGCGGAAAACAGTGGGATAATCAAAGCGGCCGAGCGACAGAAAGTACGCGGGCTCTTCCAGGCGGTCTCGGCTTCATGGTCATTTCTTCCCATTACCGCAGACGTCCTCGCCCGGGCATCGGGCGCGTTTCCGGTCGAGCCCGTACGGAGCCTGGACGCGATTCACCTGGCCTCGGCGCTGGAACTGGTTATGCTCTATCCGGATATCGCCGTCCTTTCATTCGACAGGCGAATCATCGGCAACCTGGAAGGCCTGGGGCTCGCGGCGTACCAATTGCATCCATAA
- a CDS encoding response regulator, with amino-acid sequence MAESGIKSFIYSKHKDETYIIQQKAFVLFWVNIIISTLLVLVNIINLTTSASTHPVVISSVNIFLLASLLFAVWLLVKGRYNFAVACTLAAVSVRVVAGCLIKLDSLAEFGSNNNIYFMFAAIAFSSFFGTRTLMTLVSGFIILMNISFIFLVERFFVTDKMSYITGSTINITISLIIVYALSYFISLITDNALQKTQEELEKNKTLGSSLENKVIELQSMYEEMEAMNEELTDTSNALMLSNKEIKIFKELADASTQGFVIADDNGTVTYFNEAMKRLIHGEKDVDMAGTGIIDLYPEEYRDMFLNRIMSHVKAHDYWTGELPLLLNGNAELPALLSIFAIGDSEKTTVLYALIATDLRERKRLEAQLIHSQKMEAVGRLAGGIAHDFNNYLTAISGYSELLLRQLGPGSPFSENVLEIIKAARSSSALTKQILSFSKKQMVRPIAVNINHEVEDMKKLLTHTIGEDIELITIPDERLHLMKIDPVQIEQVLMNLAINARDSMPHGGRLVIRTENRLFPEKAVSADPIRSSEFVCISIEDTGVGISADHLGLIFEPFFTTKESSHGTGLGLSVIAGIVEQNGGWITVQSEVGKGTVFCLCFPAFHESAAFVEKKKTSIDQLRGKGERILVVEDQDEVRKFAVTALSKHGYSVMEASRYADAVKILERVDYRVECVFTDMTLPDRSGIDLIEEIMKSGGAMCFLVSSGYTDKHSNWNKIVEKNIPFLPKPYNLNDLLQSVYDALHAKRA; translated from the coding sequence ATGGCAGAGTCCGGCATAAAGAGCTTCATATATTCGAAGCACAAAGACGAGACCTATATCATCCAACAGAAGGCTTTCGTACTTTTCTGGGTGAATATCATAATCAGCACCCTCCTGGTCCTCGTCAATATCATCAATCTCACCACCTCCGCATCAACCCATCCGGTGGTAATTTCATCGGTTAACATTTTCCTCCTGGCAAGCCTGCTGTTCGCCGTTTGGCTTCTTGTTAAGGGCCGCTATAATTTCGCCGTGGCGTGCACGCTTGCGGCGGTAAGCGTGCGGGTCGTCGCCGGCTGCTTGATCAAGCTCGACAGCCTCGCCGAATTCGGATCGAACAACAATATTTATTTCATGTTTGCGGCCATCGCCTTCAGTTCTTTTTTCGGAACCAGGACGCTCATGACGCTCGTATCGGGCTTTATCATACTCATGAACATATCGTTCATCTTCCTGGTCGAGCGCTTCTTCGTCACCGACAAAATGAGCTATATAACGGGCTCGACCATTAATATTACGATATCGCTCATCATCGTATATGCCCTTTCCTACTTCATTTCCCTTATAACCGACAACGCCCTGCAGAAGACGCAGGAGGAACTCGAAAAAAACAAAACGCTCGGCTCCAGTCTCGAAAACAAGGTCATCGAGCTTCAGTCCATGTATGAGGAAATGGAGGCGATGAACGAAGAGTTGACGGACACCTCCAACGCGCTCATGCTTTCGAACAAGGAAATTAAAATTTTCAAGGAGTTGGCCGACGCGTCGACCCAGGGTTTTGTGATCGCCGACGACAACGGGACAGTAACCTATTTCAATGAAGCCATGAAAAGGCTCATTCACGGGGAAAAAGATGTAGACATGGCCGGAACCGGCATAATCGACCTGTATCCCGAAGAATACCGCGATATGTTCCTGAACCGGATCATGAGCCATGTCAAGGCGCATGATTATTGGACCGGCGAACTGCCCCTTCTCCTGAACGGGAACGCCGAGCTTCCCGCCCTATTAAGCATATTTGCGATCGGGGACTCCGAAAAAACAACCGTCTTATACGCGCTTATCGCCACCGACCTTCGCGAGCGGAAAAGGCTCGAGGCGCAACTAATCCATTCGCAGAAAATGGAGGCGGTGGGACGGCTCGCGGGGGGAATAGCGCATGATTTCAACAATTACCTTACCGCTATAAGCGGCTACAGCGAGCTGCTCCTGAGACAATTGGGCCCCGGCAGTCCGTTCTCTGAAAACGTGCTAGAGATAATTAAGGCCGCCCGAAGCTCGTCCGCGCTCACCAAGCAAATACTGAGCTTCAGCAAGAAACAGATGGTACGCCCCATAGCGGTCAATATCAACCATGAAGTGGAAGATATGAAGAAGCTCCTCACCCATACTATCGGGGAGGACATAGAGCTCATCACGATTCCGGACGAACGGCTGCACCTGATGAAAATAGACCCCGTTCAGATCGAGCAGGTGCTGATGAACCTGGCTATCAACGCCCGGGACTCCATGCCGCATGGGGGAAGGCTCGTCATAAGGACGGAAAACCGCCTTTTTCCTGAAAAGGCCGTGAGCGCCGATCCTATTCGCTCGAGCGAGTTCGTGTGTATTTCAATTGAAGATACCGGCGTAGGAATTAGCGCCGATCACCTGGGGCTCATATTCGAGCCGTTTTTCACCACAAAGGAATCGAGCCATGGGACCGGACTTGGCCTTTCCGTCATTGCCGGCATAGTCGAGCAGAACGGCGGCTGGATTACGGTGCAAAGCGAGGTCGGGAAGGGAACGGTCTTTTGCCTCTGTTTTCCCGCCTTTCATGAAAGCGCCGCCTTTGTGGAAAAAAAGAAAACCTCCATTGACCAGCTCAGGGGAAAGGGCGAGAGGATTCTCGTCGTGGAGGACCAGGATGAGGTCCGGAAGTTCGCCGTGACGGCGCTGTCGAAACACGGGTACTCGGTCATGGAGGCATCCCGGTACGCCGACGCGGTGAAAATCCTTGAACGCGTCGATTACCGGGTTGAGTGCGTCTTTACCGATATGACGCTTCCCGACAGGAGCGGCATCGACCTCATCGAGGAGATCATGAAATCAGGTGGCGCCATGTGTTTTCTTGTGAGCAGCGGTTATACCGACAAGCACTCGAATTGGAACAAGATCGTCGAAAAAAATATACCCTTTCTCCCGAAACCCTACAACCTTAATGATCTGCTGCAATCCGTTTACGACGCGCTGCATGCAAAGCGCGCCTAA
- a CDS encoding NADH-quinone oxidoreductase subunit N — MSAQELHILAPHIIVAAASVLCLLAVSFFRRHALAALIAAAALAGALGALWQTAGGAPVTVASLLAVDRYAQFFSALVYGASFAVVVFSYGYFRGREGQVEEFYVLVLLAALGAAVLTMACHFASLFLGLEILSVSLYALIAYLWQRERSVEAGLKYLILAAASSAFLLFGMALLYAATGSMEFTAQARALGGSASAPVLALAAVALMTAGAGFKLAVAPFHMWTPDVYEGAPAPAVAFVATVSKGAMFALLYRFFFLLDGKSYPAVYAALWAMAAASMFTGNLMALGQRNVKRVLACSSIAHLGYLLAGFTAGGDMAAEASIFYIATYMIATLGAFGIVTVLSDKERDADSFDDYQGLFWRRPLIAAAFTLMLLSLAGIPLTAGFLGKFYVVAAGAGAGSWTIVALVAVNSVIGLYYYLKIIVAMFARPDELRREKTNAPSYTFAAGAALLALAFLTLGLGVIPGGLMWVIRALEIAR, encoded by the coding sequence GTGAGCGCACAGGAACTCCATATACTCGCCCCGCATATCATCGTTGCCGCGGCATCGGTGCTGTGCCTGCTCGCGGTCTCGTTCTTTCGCAGACACGCGCTCGCGGCTCTCATCGCCGCGGCCGCGCTCGCGGGGGCGCTGGGCGCGCTCTGGCAGACGGCGGGCGGCGCGCCCGTCACCGTCGCGTCGCTCCTCGCGGTCGACCGTTATGCGCAATTCTTCTCCGCGCTCGTCTACGGCGCCTCGTTCGCGGTGGTCGTCTTCTCGTACGGCTACTTCAGGGGACGCGAGGGCCAGGTGGAGGAGTTCTACGTGCTGGTCCTCCTCGCCGCGCTGGGGGCCGCGGTGCTCACGATGGCCTGCCATTTCGCGAGCCTCTTCCTGGGGCTCGAGATCCTCTCGGTCTCCCTGTACGCGCTCATCGCCTATCTCTGGCAGAGGGAGCGCTCGGTGGAGGCGGGCCTCAAGTACCTGATACTCGCCGCCGCGTCGTCGGCGTTTTTGCTCTTCGGGATGGCGCTCCTCTACGCGGCGACGGGGAGCATGGAATTCACGGCGCAGGCGCGCGCGCTGGGCGGAAGCGCATCGGCCCCCGTCCTCGCCCTTGCCGCCGTGGCCCTGATGACCGCGGGCGCGGGCTTCAAGCTCGCGGTCGCCCCCTTCCACATGTGGACGCCCGACGTGTATGAGGGCGCGCCCGCACCGGCTGTGGCGTTCGTCGCCACCGTGTCGAAGGGCGCCATGTTCGCGCTCCTGTACCGATTCTTCTTCCTGCTGGACGGGAAGTCCTACCCCGCCGTGTACGCCGCGCTCTGGGCGATGGCCGCGGCCTCCATGTTCACGGGAAACCTCATGGCCCTGGGACAGCGCAACGTGAAGCGCGTGCTCGCCTGTTCCTCCATCGCGCACCTGGGCTACCTCCTCGCGGGCTTCACCGCGGGCGGGGACATGGCCGCCGAGGCGTCCATCTTCTACATCGCGACCTACATGATCGCCACCCTGGGCGCGTTCGGGATCGTCACCGTCCTTTCGGATAAGGAGCGGGACGCCGATTCGTTCGACGACTATCAGGGGCTCTTCTGGAGGAGACCGCTCATCGCGGCCGCGTTCACGCTCATGCTCCTCTCCCTAGCGGGGATTCCCCTGACCGCCGGGTTCCTGGGCAAGTTCTACGTCGTGGCCGCCGGCGCGGGCGCGGGTTCGTGGACGATCGTCGCGCTCGTCGCGGTGAACAGCGTGATCGGGCTTTACTATTATCTGAAAATAATCGTCGCCATGTTCGCGCGTCCGGATGAGCTGCGGCGTGAAAAGACGAATGCCCCGTCGTACACGTTCGCCGCGGGCGCGGCGCTTCTCGCGCTGGCTTTTCTCACACTGGGTCTCGGGGTGATTCCGGGGGGCTTAATGTGGGTGATTCGCGCGCTGGAGATCGCGCGGTAA